Genomic segment of Labrus mixtus chromosome 1, fLabMix1.1, whole genome shotgun sequence:
TTGATGTATTTCTGCCTTCATGGATGAAAATACCCATAATGAGGagtgtttcttttaaagggCCGATTATTCAAACTACATTTACATGGGAATGATTCTTTACAGAGCTTTTATCTGTGCATTACTGCCAGACTCTGTTCCAATAATATTCTGCATAATAACAGTAAGCTGACTGTTTGTGCTTTTCAGATACATCATCCACAGTGATGACCACAACCCATACCTGGACTCCATGGAGGAGTTTACGGAGCAACTGGAGGACTTCAAACCAGATCTGCTGGTGGTGGGAGGCCTGCAAATGATGGATAACTTCCCATTCCAGACGGGTAAGTTATACGGGTTATTCATCTGTGAATTCAAACAAGCAGCAGTAGAGTCTCTTTTGTGCTCAGCATGTGaagttgtccttgtgttttcaCCCAACACTTGTTTGACCAGTCTGTCTGGTATCAGAAAAGGTATGATAAAATAGCTCGTATGAGATTGAGTATTACATCAGAGACAGGCAGGTCAGATTCTACATTCTGATGCACTCGACTCGTCTTCTCTAAAGGCTGAACATCAGTGACgtgtcttctttctctgtgtttctttcctttttgtctgaatgtcttctctctctttccacataTTCCTCTCCTCGTTCCAGGTGAGCGAGACGCTCTCCTCTCCCGCCTGTCTGACCTCCTGTCGACCTCTTCTCCAAAGCTTGGAGTCCATTTTGAGATGGCCAGTTTTGTCGAGGAGAGTATAATGGAAGACCTTCTTCACTACGTCATCCCCCGTGTATGTATTACTGAACAACTACATTTATATGCACAGAAAAATCACTGGAGACGGTCAAACACAGACGTGAGACATTCATCCCAGAACAACTTAATTAGGGCCTTGAATGAAAAGGTGGAAGACGCCTGACAAATACCACAAGGTCATTTGAAACTAAATGTACCTATTGGTTGGTTTCTCTGGATCCCCATTAGTTTCAGCATAGCAGGAAGCTATTCTTCCGGGGGTCCACAGTCCacaaagtttttgttgttgttgtttttttcaatattttatttgtagtttttatcttttgtgcATACAAGGACATACAtgaactcaaacaaacaaacacggcTCAGACAAGTACATTAAAAAATTAGGTGAAAAGTAAACAGAAATTTCTTGCATAGCTGCCAGTCACTCAGTAAACCCAAATAAGCTGCGTATTAAGTCTCTTAAGAAGAGGTCCGTGGTGGTAACAAGGTGAGTTTTCAACCCACATCAGCTTTGTCCAAATGGGCAAGAAATGGGTCCCAGATTGCCAAGAATGTCTTAATGGAACTTGTCCTCAGGAACCTGAGTTTTTCCATTCGTATGGCTGACATCATTTCAGAGATCCATTTTTCCAAGAAGGTGGGGAAGACGACTTCCAGTCTGTCAGAATGAGTCTCTTAGCGATAATCATCCCCAGTGCTAGGGAGCATTGCAGACGTGAGGGAAGACTTTCAGTCAACTGTGAGCAGCCAAAGATTGCGACTTCAGCATCTGGATAAAAGAGTTTGTTATAGGCCTTAGAGTACCAGTCAAATATTTTGGACCAAAATCCAGTGAGCAAAGGAGAGGACCAGAAGGCATGAGTCAATGTGTCCTCTGAAACTTTGCACCTGTCACACAACGGGGAAACAGAAGAATATAATCGATGCAACCTGTGTTTAGAATAGTGAAGTCGGTGGACCACCTTAAATTGAATCAGCTGGTGTCTACTGTTCACAGAGCAAGAATGTTTCATAGACAGACTCTTATCCCACAAAACCTCTGACAGAGCAATGCCCAATTCCTCTGTCCAAGCCTCCTGGATCTTCACAGTATTGGCTGAGATACAActgtcacacacaaacttaGAGATGAGATGTCTGGAGTTGGGAGGGTTTTTCAGGACATCAAAAAATTTGTTTTCTGCTGGGAGGGTTTCAAAATCATGAATTTTGGATTGAACATAGCATTCTCTCATTTGCAGATAGCGAAAAAAGTGTGACTGGGGCAGAttcatttctctctcagctgaTTGAATGAAGACAAGTGTCCGTCTATGTAGAGGTCTGCGACGTTTACCAAACCCCTCTCCCTCCAGACATGATAGGTTTTATCTAACTGTGGAGGCAAAAAGGAGTGGTTAAAACAGATTAGTATCTGCACAGAGGTCTCCAGGCCTCTGAGCTGCTGTGCCAGGAGTCTCCCAAGTTTGTCCCCAAGTTCAAATTGTGTTTGTCTTAACTTCAGGAGAAGGTTGTTTATTTGACAATCTAGGAAGCTATTGTACTCATATTTAAGCTTCAATATCTCCCTGTAATCATCCGGAGACTTAGAAGCCTGGTATGCTGTCTCTAAGGCAGGGAGAGTGTTCTCAGTCTCTGATAGTCgcctcactttctctttcttaGCAGCAGATTCATATGAAATGATATCCCTGCGAATAACAACTTTCAACATCTCCCATAATGTGGAGTCTGACACTTCACCATTATCATTTGTTTCTATGAAATCGTTTAATCTCACTCcacaaagttttttaaaaatggatttgCAAACAAAACATTGAGTCTCCTGATTTTACATGTCAGGATAGTAGAGTATGTAATGCCTGACATATTACAAAAAATTGTCTCACATCTAAACAAAAGTGCACCTGCCAAGTTTTGTACATCAAGATCAAGTTCACAGTCCAGTTGAAGGTAGGTCCTGAGATAAATCCCTCCTCCTTATCCTTCTGTGCAGGCTGACTCTTTAGGGATGAATGAACAGGAGCTTCCCAACCTGCTCAGTCTCCTTAAAGGCTCGAACATCACAGTGTTGTCTGACCCAAACCCTCGTGTAGCTACTGTCCTGGACCAGATGAGGGAGGTCTACCGCATTTTGAACCAACGCTACAAGGACATCAGTGAAGaaacaaacagtggtgaggGTAAGCCGCTGACACGACTACACGTCCACACACTTGCTTTTCAGGCCATGATTGTTACACATGGCTCCCAGTGGAAGAACACCATGTCAGCCACCGCCAAAGCTTCTCTCACAGCTAACCGCCATGTCTGTGGCTCCAACGACATTGACCCCAGCAAGGCCAGGCTCATCATGGACGACTCTTTCTCTGTTAGCCGGCAAGAGGGCAGCCAGCGGATCCCTCTACAAGAGAGCAGGCCTGTGAGCTGCTGGGACGAGGAGGACTACGAGATCTGTGTCGCTCCAGTGCTGGTGTGCACTGAGGTTTATCAAACTGCAGGGGGAGGGGACAACATCTCAGCTGCTGGTCTGGTGCTGCAGATCTAGTGAAGAACACTGAATGGTCTATCTGTGTGCAGTGCTGACATGATGTTGGAAGTATATGTGACTCTAGAAACATGATCTACCTTTGATGCAAAGTAACCCTATGAGATCAGGCTGATGTCACCTGCCAGGTGTACTATAAGAAAATCTGATTTTCATTCTCAGGTGTTAGGTTGCAGCGGCTTTTAATCAGGTCAGACTTTTAAATAGTAAATGTTTGGGCTCAGTTCTTTTTGAAACACTAATTAATTTACCCAGTCTGTGCCTGAGTGCAAAACCTTTTATCATTTCTGAAGGTAACACTGCCCTGCTTTGTCTCGCTTTGATTCATTACACCCAACTTCTTTGCCGTGTCAGTGTAGGCCATCCTCTGACTCTTGTCCTCTTCTTCTGGGAGAGGCCTTTCGGGTGTTGTCCTTTAATAAGGAAGAGAACATGAGACCAAATCATAGAGACACCATGTTTTTGATATTGGTCTACACATGGAGGCCTCGGGCTAAATTGTCATGCATTGTGTATCAGCTCTGCTCTTATTACAGAGCAAACTTTCTTTCTGTTCATGTTAGTGACAAAGCTTTGCAACGTCTGCTGTATGAtaaattgtctttattttaaccTGTGACTTCACTATGCAGCAAATCAGAGTTGTTTTATTACTCCAATTGCTGGATCTTCTGCTTGTTGAGGAGTTTGTTCTCTGGGTGTCATCAGTAATCATGACTGCGATGATCCCTGCCTTGCCGTTAAAGTGCTTTCAGAAAGTTTAAAAAGGTAAACCATCCTGCCTTTATCCTCCTCTGTTTCATTCTAAATGGCTGAGAAAGTACAGTTGTAGCCTGATCACATCCATTCTTCCTAATATATgtgaaaaaaatagttttactTGTTTTAAGATGGTCATTCCTCTGCAGGTCAGTTGCAGTTCAATAACACAGCAAAGATGCTATGAGACCACTGTTGGTATCTGGATATGATGTCAATAATCTCTTTTCTACCTCCATCATCTTTGTTTCCTACTTTCTTGTCCCCCTTCTTTCCTCTTCTCAAAAATTTAACTTTGTCAAATTGTATTATTATGGGTCATATTTaacttccctccctctccctgtgtGTCTATTTATTGCTCTATGAGgaccaaaaaaaagtgtggacCGCTGTTAACATGGATGCAAAGTAGAAGCTTCTggctgtggtaaaaaaaaacattctttagtTTTAGCTTTTCCTAGGAAATGTCAACATTATGTTACGGTGTTCTGTGGAGAAGTGGACCACACAGAAACTGTCACATTTGAGGCTTTAACCTTCTCATTGAGTAGGAGCTAAATATATTTCAGGGTCACACCAATTATTGGCAAAGTCACTGCTTTCTAAAAGTCTCTTGTAAAATAATGTTGAATAAATCATCTGTCCCCATGGTCATCCACTATTATTAGGGTTgaaatcactttttcttttgactGCCAATGGACTTGAACTGTACAGTTTTTCTCATGTACAAATGAAACATTCCTGCACAGACCCAACATCAGTGATTTACTTCAAAATGAAGTGAGTTTGATCCCAGCATATCAACATGCAGATTCTGTAGTTATTTTGTCCATATGTCTTTGAGTTATGTCAAGCTGAATGTTAAAGCATACTTCATTGAGGAACACGTGTAGTCATGTAACAATTGATCAGCTATG
This window contains:
- the adpgk2 gene encoding ADP-dependent glucokinase, which translates into the protein MEGGGRVSWVKYGPVVSALVVLLAFWFRSPQNVVLDDRLDTVLTSLLKAERKVGISDVERPRVAVGFGGCVDLIVDGVSLLNKIDLTPTDQPLHHNYLENAVQLAQSFAYFFAPGAAAERFMLNETLFSELVEASRDLPGNRWAIGGNAPVMAGRMATEGCDVLLGGSFSPDFTDVLSEHITVAGNIVEEPDIHLILEYPSGASWGHLTSRRANRYIIHSDDHNPYLDSMEEFTEQLEDFKPDLLVVGGLQMMDNFPFQTGERDALLSRLSDLLSTSSPKLGVHFEMASFVEESIMEDLLHYVIPRADSLGMNEQELPNLLSLLKGSNITVLSDPNPRVATVLDQMREVYRILNQRYKDISEETNSGEGKPLTRLHVHTLAFQAMIVTHGSQWKNTMSATAKASLTANRHVCGSNDIDPSKARLIMDDSFSVSRQEGSQRIPLQESRPVSCWDEEDYEICVAPVLVCTEVYQTAGGGDNISAAGLVLQI